From a single Nicotiana tomentosiformis chromosome 2, ASM39032v3, whole genome shotgun sequence genomic region:
- the LOC104113372 gene encoding probable plastid-lipid-associated protein 13, chloroplastic, with protein sequence MAILTQNLSLPFSCQRPLYTSSSFPPPSSPSALSTISFSENYRNARKKLRICRAMSGVVEGASSPFAKEMERLSAKESLLLALKDAGGFEAVVTGRTTDVQRIDVNERIIALERLNPTTRPTTSPYLEGRWNFEWFGAASPVFLATRLLFGRIPPTLANLSKLDLLIRNVYGTAIAHVKLLNSIEGRFVLSSKFSVEGPLRMKEEYVEGIFETPKVNEDTVPEQLRGAFGQAVSTLQQLPVPIKDTVSSGLKIPLGEAFQRLIMISYLDEEILIVRNSAGEPEVLTRLDPAPDPEPLS encoded by the exons ATGGCAATTTTAACTCAAAACTTGTCACTTCCATTTTCATGCCAGCGTCCACTGTATACGTCGTCGTCGTTTCCACCCCCTTCTTCTCCTTCTGCACTTTCTACCATCAGTTTCTCAGAAAATTACCGAAATGCCCGAAAGAAATTGAGAATTTGCAGAGCCATGAGTGGGGTAGTAGAAGGAGCTTCTTCCCCTTTTGCTAAAGAAATGGAAAGACTTTCAGCTAAAGAATCTTTACTTCTTGCT TTGAAAGATGCTGGAGGTTTTGAGGCAGTAGTCACTGGGAGGACAACAGATGTACAGCGCATTGATGTGAACGAGAGGATCATTGCCCTTGAGAGACTTAATCCGACAACTCGACCAACAAC GTCTCCCTATTTGGAAGGTCGATGGAATTTTGAGTGGTTTGGAGCTGCAAGTCCAGTGTTCTTGGCTACCAGACTTTTATTTGG GAGAATTCCTCCGACACTGGCAAATCTATCAAAATTAGATCTGCTAATCAGAAATGTATACGGGACTGCTATTGCGCATGTGAAATTACTGAATTCG ATCGAAGGTAGATTTGTTCTCTCCAGCAAGTTTTCTGTTGAGGGACCTCTTCGAATGAAAGAGGAATATGTTGAAGGGATATTTGAAACTCCGAAGGTAAATGAGGACACCGTCCCTGAGCAACTAAGAGGTGCTTTCGGTCAGGCTGTTAGCACTCTCCAGCAACTTCCTGTTCCCATCAAAGATACTGTGTCCAGTGGGTTGAAAATTCCTCTTG GTGAGGCGTTTCAAAGACTCATTATGATTTCTTACCTTGATGAAGAGATCCTG ATAGTAAGGAACTCTGCAGGAGAACCCGAGGTTTTAACAAGGTTGGATCCAGCCCCTGATCCAGAACCATTATCTTAA
- the LOC138904280 gene encoding secreted RxLR effector protein 161-like — protein sequence MEISIIIYTLIATATRLDMDEPGPPVNEIMYRGIIGSLLYLTASILNIIFSVGLCARFQSNPKESHLKAAKRILRYLKGMQDLVLYYPSGDNFDLIGYADADYAGYLVDRKTLL from the coding sequence ATGGAAATCTCAATAATTATTTATACTCTTATTGCCACTGCCACTCGTCTGGATATGGATGAACCCGGTCCCCCTGTGAATGAGATTATGTACAGAGGTATCATTGGAtcactcttgtatctcacagCAAGCATACTAAATATCATTTTCAGTGTAGGACTGTGTGCTAGGTTTCAGTctaatccaaaggaatctcatctgaaggcCGCCAAAAGAATCCTTAGGTATCTCAAAGGAATGCaagacctggttctctactatccaTCAGGAGACAATTTCGACTTGATCgggtatgctgatgctgattatgctggttatctggtggataggAAAACACTTCTGTAA
- the LOC138904281 gene encoding uncharacterized protein codes for MKKKKKDNERRNPKREKNLVLKINKNDSSGEDADMAYLTKGFQKMVRKNRGIPKRGSSSKSRGYDLCHKCGKPGHFIKDCPLLKQDQYKHNTDKAVKRNRDVADNVVKQALPAWGDSSSKSGEDDEQGDSSMIAVESEAAKYDSIFALMAK; via the coding sequence atgaagaagaagaagaaggataatGAGAGAAGAAAtcccaaaagggagaagaacctggtcctcaagatAAACAAAAACgactcaagtggtgaggatgctgatatggcttacttgacaaagggatttcagaaaatggttcgcaAAAATAGAGGTATTCCAAAAAGGGGCAGCTCTAGCAAGTCAAGAGGCTATGACCTATGTCATAAGTGTGGGAAGCCAGGACATTTCATCAAGGATTGCCCCCTCCTCAAGCAAGATCAGTACAAACACAACACAGACAAAGCAGTCAAGAGGAACCGGGATGTCGCTGACAATGTTGTGAAGCAAGCTCTTCCTGCATGGGGAGACTCGTCTAGCAAATCTGGAGAGGATGATGAACAAGGTGACAGCTCCATGATAGCAGTAGAGAGTGAAGCAGCTAAatatgactctatctttgccttgATGGCAaaatga